From the genome of Chanos chanos chromosome 5, fChaCha1.1, whole genome shotgun sequence, one region includes:
- the dusp12 gene encoding dual specificity protein phosphatase 12: MIAVETGLYIGGVCDLKDPKTLVNTGITHILTVDSEEPVLQGFQTKFVRALDESSTDLLSHFDGCVRFIYDAVRTPQSSVLVHCHVGQSRSAAVVTAYLMKTQKMSLQDAYKKLQQIKPDVKMNEEFLDQLSLYESMNCELDTSSPLYKQFRLKKITEKYPELQNMPKEVFAADPAQTQNSEAVYRCRKCRRTLFRHSSILSHSVGSGPTAFAHKKTSGVVPHASDKDGQTQCTSYFIEPVQWMEEALLGVMDGQLLCPKCSSKLGSFNWYGEQCSCGRWVTPAFQMHKNRVDEIKHISISALKSTD; encoded by the exons ATGATTGCAGTTGAAACTGGGCTCTACATAGGAGGTGTCTGCGATCTGAAGGACCCGAAAACCTTGGTCAACACGGGTATAACTCACATCCTTACTGTTGACTCCGAAGAACCAGTATTACAGGGATTTCAGACTAAATTTGTGCGTGCCCTGGACGAGTCGTCTACGGATCTTCTCAGTCATTTTGACGGATGTGTTCGCTTTATCTATGACGCTGTCAGAACACCTCAGTCCTCTGTCCTCGTTCATTG TCACGTAGGTCAAAGTCGGAGTGCAGCCGTGGTGACTGCATACctaatgaaaacacagaaaatgagccTGCAAGATGCGTACAAGAAACTTCAGCAAATTAAGCCTGACGTGAA aatGAATGAGGAGTTTCTGGACCAGTTGTCATTATATGAATCAATGAACTGTGAGTTGGATACCTCAAGTCCACTTTACAAGCAGTTTAGGCTCAAAAAAATAACCGAAAAATACCCAg agctTCAAAATATGCCAAAAGAAGTATTTGCTGCTGATCCTGCACAAACCCAGAATTCTGAAGCAGTTTACCGATGCCGAAAGTGccg ACGCACTCTCTTCCGGCATTCCAGCATTCTCAGTCACAGCGTTGGTAGCGGGCCAACTGCCTTCGCTCATAAAAAAACCAGTGGTGTAGTACCCCATGCCTCTGATAAGGATGGTCAGACACAATGCACATCCTACTTCATAGAACCGGTGCAGTGGATGGAAGAGGCGCTGCTTGGTGTAATGGATGGACAG CTCCTGTGTCCAAAGTGCAGTTCCAAGCTGGGCTCGTTTAACTGGTATGGTGAACAGTGCTCTTGTGGACGATGGGTGACGCCAGCGTTCCAGATGCACAAGAACAGAGTGGATGAGATCAAACACATCAGTATATCTGCACTGAAATCAACAGACTGA